The Microbulbifer pacificus DNA segment TGATACTTGTGAAATTTTCTGTTATGACGAAGAAAAGGTAAGACGTGTCAGTTCAATTGTGGAACAAGAAAATCTTGCACCAGTGGCAAACATCTTCAAGGCGTTATCAGATGAAACACGGCTAAAGATAGCTTATGCATTGGTTCAAGAAGATGAATTATGTGTATGTGACGTAGCGAATATTATCGATGCAACTATGGCTACAGTTTCTCACCACTTACGCCATCTACGTAACCTAGGAATTGCTAAGAGTAGAAAAGAAGGCAAGTTAGTCTTTTATTCTTTAGATGATGAACATGTCAAAATGCTTGTGACAACAGCAATTGTTCATGGGAAGGAAGTAGATAACCGTGAATGAGGAAAATTTGAAAAAAGATAAAAGTGTTTATCGTGTTCAAGGCTTTACTTGTGCAAATTGTGCTGGGAAATTCGAAAGAAACGTAAAGGAAATTCCAGGAGTTGAAGATGCGAAAGTGAATTTTGGTGCTTCTAAAATTTCAGTATTCGGTAAAGCTTCAGTTGAGGAATTAGAAAAAGCTGGATCATTTGAAAGCCTAAAGGTAACACCAGAAAATTCCAATCAAACGTCTCAAAATACAGCCAAAGAGGATAAAGGAGAAAAAGTTCCATTTTATAAAAAGTATAGTAAATTGCTTTATTCAGTTGCATTTCTTGTGTTTGGTTATTTGTCTTATTTTGTAAATGGAGAAGATAATATCCTTACAACGTTATTATTTTTAGCGTCCATGTTGGTAGGAGGGTTATCACTCTTTAAAGTTGGTTTTCAAAACTTATTACGTTTAGAGTTTGACATGAAAACCCTAATGACTGTAGCTGTTATAGGTGGAGCCATTATTGGTGAATGGGGAGAAGTTGCACTTGTTGTTATTCTCTTTGCT contains these protein-coding regions:
- a CDS encoding heavy-metal-associated domain-containing protein, with protein sequence MNEENLKKDKSVYRVQGFTCANCAGKFERNVKEIPGVEDAKVNFGASKISVFGKASVEELEKAGSFESLKVTPENSNQTSQNTAKEDKGEKVPFYKKYSKLLYSVAFLVFGYLSYFVNGEDNILTTLLFLASMLVGGLSLFKVGFQNLLRLEFDMKTLMTVAVIGGAIIGEWGEVALVVILFAISEELERFSMDRARNSIRSLMNIAPKEALVRRNGQELMIHVDDIAV
- a CDS encoding ArsR/SmtB family transcription factor; the encoded protein is MAQKVKQTHDTCEIFCYDEEKVRRVSSIVEQENLAPVANIFKALSDETRLKIAYALVQEDELCVCDVANIIDATMATVSHHLRHLRNLGIAKSRKEGKLVFYSLDDEHVKMLVTTAIVHGKEVDNRE